The genomic segment ACCACTAACCATGATTACTCTAAGCAGTGATACTTTATAAGCATTAGACATCGTAATTCACCTTAACTTGTTTGTTTTTGTGCGGGTTGTTGGTGCCTTATAATGCCTTTCACTGTGTTAACGTGTTGGGTGTTGTTCATTGTGTTAATGCTTAAATATGTTTAATGACCTTGATTAATATGATTAGTAGGCGTGGTGTATTGCTTGGTGTTGGATTGGCTCTTGCAGGTGCCACTGCTGGTGGTGTTTATGAGTATTTTAGGGGTTTTCAAGCATTACCCCAATCCTCAACCACTACAACCACCGCACTTACTACGCATCCTGAAATCCATACTGCTGGTTTTGGTTGGGAGGTTGTTGATCTTCATAATAATGGTGCTGATGCCTATTTTCAAGCATTAAATGATGTGATTATTCATTGGATTGACTTGGATGCATCATACATGCTCATTAAGCCACCAAGTAGTGAGGGGTTTGCTGAGGTATTGATAACTGTTGGTAAGGCATCAACACCATCATTCAGTAAACCACCTCAAGTATATCAAACACTACCCCAATCAACATCATTCACACCAATAACCATAGTTAATCCAAATAATCTGCAGACTGTTGCAGACGCATACCCAGGGGAGGGTTTCCTGGTGAGGCTTATCTTGAAATCATGGGTTCCAAGTAATGGTACTGCATCATCAGTTCAGAGGCATGTTACACTATACCCAGGTGTGAGGATTAGTAATGGGGAATACTTAATATTCCACATGGACCATGCAGGAGTAGGACCATTGGACTGCGAAATACAGGCAACACTAGGATACAGCCTAATAACTTAACAGATGAAGGAAGCATAAATGCAGCCACCACTGCAGTTGAGTAGCATCCTTAATCTAAGGTACGATAAAGGTTTCATTATAGCCCTATAGTACTTAGCGTCTGTGTGTTTTTTAAAGTTCTTGGTTGGTTGTGTATTTGGATGCTGGGTTACTTGGTTAATCCACCTATTGAGGATGCTGCTCGATTCGTAAGTAGGTATAAGGGTAGTGGGGTGGTTTTGATTTATGGTCAGGTGGAGGCTACTTACAGTGGTAGGGCTGCTGCCCAGATTAGGTTAATGCCTAGGCTGGTGGTCACTAAGCCTGACGGCGTCTTAATGATTCATGAGGGGCGTAGGGAAAAGCCCATAATATGGAATCCACCTGGTTCCCAACTCTTCGTCTCAGTGGATGATGGTGAACTCATCCTTAGGAGTATTAGGCGTAGTCCAAGGGAGTACGTTACAGTGAATATTCCTGAAGTGTACCTTGTCGCCTCAATGGAGTTGGGGTTGAGTGAGGATTTTAAGGTTATTGGCAGTGAGAGGGATATTGTTGATGCCATTGTGGCTAACCCGGGTTTAATTGAGGATGGGTTCAGGGTGATTAGTAGGGAGTATGAGACCATGGTTGGTAGTATTGACTTGCTTGGTGAGGATAAGGCAGGTAACCTAGTGGTTATTGAGGTTAAGAGGAGTGGGGCATCACCTGAGGCCGTTCACCAGCTTAAGAGATACGTGGACTACATCACCAGTAAGAACCCTGGTAGGGTTGTTAGGGGTATATTGGTGGCTGCCTGGATTTCAGCATCAGCCTACAGGTATCTTAAGGATTATGGATTAGAGTTCAGGAGGTATACGCATGCTAACCTCACTGGATTCAGCCTTAGGAGTAATGGCTAATGTACGCGCAATGAATTACTCGCAGCGAATGATTTCTCAATGAGCAGGATTAATCAATAACCCTATTAGTAACTCTAAATCTAATGATGACCTCCCGGCACCTAAAAGTTCCTTCAATCCATTCTGGAGACCCCCAGCTAACAGCTTCATATAATCCTTGCATTAATTCAAGGCCTCGTAACCTCAATACTGAATGTAGAGCAGCATGGTTAATCATGCATGCGAAGTCTGTACTTTATGGGATTACACCCCTAGGTGCTGAATACTTATTAAGGTTAACCTGAGGATTCCTCATGGCTTCAGGATTAAGTAAACCCACGGTTCTAAGTAATGCGCCAAGGTCCATACTGGGTGAGGGACCGGTTTGGCTTCCTGAGTCTGGTGTATTGTATTGGGTTGATATACTTGGTGATAGGGTTCACTCATATAGGTTGAGTGATGGGTTGGTTAACTCAATTAAGGTTGGCCCATACCCAAGCTGCGTAATGCCTAATGATGACGGTAATTTAGTCGTTACCATAAAGGATAAGGTAATCCTAATTAATCCACGGGACGGCTCGGTAATAAGGACGTTAGCCACTGTTAATGAGGGGACTAATAATAGGTTTAATGACTGTAAATGCGACCCCATGGGCCGTCTAGTGGCTGGTACAATGGATATGGGTGAAAGAAACCCCACTGGTTCACTCTACGTCCTTGATTCAGGGGGTTTAAGGAGGATACTGGGTTCAGTAACCATATCTAATGGTATTGCTTGGTCCAGTGATGGTTCAGTAATGTACTATATTGATAGTCCAACAAGGAGGGTTACAGTGTTTAAGTATAATAAGGGTGAGGGGGCCTTGGAGGGGGTTATTGGTTACATTGATTTATCAAGCTTCCCCGGTGTACCTGATGGTATGACTATTGACTCTGAGGGTTACCTATGGGTTGCATTATACGGTGGTGGTAGGGTTCTTAGGATTAATTCAATTAACCGTAGTGTTGTTGATCAAGTGGAGTTACCGGCTCAATACACTACGTCATGCACCTTCGGTGGGGGTGACTTAAGGACATTATTCATAACCACTGCAACGGATAGGAGTAGGCAGTCAAGTGGCCCGGATGGGTATGTGTTTAGCCTTAGTCTTAACGTTAAGGGTACTGTGGTTAATAAGTGTAGGTTCTAGGCGTTAAACAGCGGTTATTGAACTTCCCTTGAATATCCTAACCTTAATAACGATATTGTAGCCGCAGTAGGGGCACCTTATTGTGCTTGCTGATCTTCCAAATATCTCAAGCTCACTCTTACCGAAGGTTCTACCGCAGCTTAGGCACATGTATATCTTCCTCTCCTCAATACCCTCCTCACCAGTCTCCTGCTCCTCAACGGTATTATTACCCTCACTCACAATTCCAGTAACCCCCAACCCTTAAAATACGTTTCCACGCATCATGCTTATCCTAAACGATACACCCTTATATTACCTGGATTACTCATGAATGATGTATAAACCGTTTTCAGAGGATTTAAGCTGTGATGAGGTTAAGAGAATTGAGTTAATGGGTGAGAGCGCGATTAGGGCTTATAGGAGGGTTATTTCAATATTTAAGTCAGGTAAGCCAGGCCTCTACATGCTGATGGGTGATTATGGGTCAGGTAAGACGCTTATTGTTAGGAAGGCTACGGCTGGGTTAAGTAGCGGTAGGGTTGTGGTTAAATCCTTTAAGAGCATTAATGATGCCGACTTATCCTGCTCAGGGGGTAGGGCAATAATGGGTTACGTCATTGACAGCTTCGAACTATTCTTCCAAAACCCCCAAGCCTACGCTGAATTAGCTAGAAATTACGTAATATCTGTTTCACAATACTACCCAGTCCTACTTGTAGTGAGCCTACCATTAATCATAGGGGATATTAGCGGTTACGGTGATGTAGTGAATAGGGTTGGTGAAATCCCTGAGGGTAATAAGATTAGGATCACCTTCACACCAGAGGAGACTAGGAGCATACTCGGTAGATTAGGCATTAGTATTAATGAGCATGTTAAACCCTACATCCTTAAGACACCTGGCTTAGGCATTAGGGCATTATCACCAGGCAAGGGGAGTGATGAAGTAGTGGAGATAATAGTGATTTAGCATATTACTCACTTCACTGTGTAGGGCTTAATCCTTTAATTCAACCTATTGATTACCCTGTAATGCTCAGATTCATACCAAGGGAGCAGTTAATGCAAATGATTAATTACAGTGAGTTAGTTGAAACAGTGAGGGATGCCTTAATTAAACTACATAAAGGGCAGGGTGAATTACCGCCTAGGTTCAGTGCAAGCATTAGGGGTAATTGGTGGGGTTTAATGCTTGGTTACGTTGAGGGAATGGGGATTGGTGTTAAGGTTGTTAACCTATACCCCGGTAATGCTGCTAAGGGTATTGAGACAATACATGGAGTCGTCATACTGTTTAATGAAACTGACGGCACACCCCTCTTAGCAATGGATGGCTCATCATTAACTGGATTAAGGACAGCGGCCGCATCAGCCTTAAGCATAATGGCTACAGACGCCTCCACTGATGTGCTTGGCTTCATTGGTACTGGGGAGCAAGCCAGGTACCATGCCTTAGTGTTTTCAAGATTATTTAAGGTGAGGGAGGTATACGCCACCAGTAGGGGGTTGGGTAGGTTAATGGGATTCATTAATTATGTTCAGGAATTAGGCATTAAGGCTCATGCAGCCGCCAACGTGGAGGAGGTTATTGATGAATGCGGCACCGTGGTTATTGCAACAACCTCAACATCACCCGTATTAACCATTAAACCAAGGCCTGGCTCACACGTAGTATCCATTGGGGCACCTAAACCAGTAAATGAGGTTAGCAGGCCTATTCTAGAAGGCGCCTCATGCATACTCGCCGATAATAGGGAGGCAGTGCTTAATGAGGCTGGGGAGGACTTCACGGGCCTGAGGCTAATGGATCTCTCCGAGGTGCTTTCAGGTGATGCAAAGTGCGTGAGGGGTAATGGGTATACTGTCTATAAGTCTGTGGGATTCTCAACACTTGACGTTGCAGCCGCCTACTACGTGTATAGTGTCTACACTAAGGGTAGTGTGTGATTACCTATGTTGAGGCGTGGGGTTGGTGCATTAATCTACTGCAGTGCCCGTAAAAGGGTGAGTGTACCTAATCCGCCTGGGTTTGATATTGAGAATGAGGATAAGTATAGGTTAAGCCTACCCTCATTACCTGCATTTGAAATGTACACTGGCCTTGAGTTCACTAAGACGATTCAATACCTTAACCTTAAACCAGACTCAGTATTCATCCTCTCCGCCAGATACGGCTTAATACGTGGGGATCAGGTTATAGTACCTTATGAGGCAAGATTAACCTTAAGCAACTACAGGGCTGTGGTTGATAACTGGATTAAGAGAATGAATGGTAATAGGGGGGTTGATTACTTCATTAATACTAGGTTTAACCTACTTGTGGTTAGGTTATCTAAACCCTACATGTTGGCTATGGATCACTTAACCAGTAAACTGGGCATTAACCCATGCGTTGGTGATAGGATAATGGTGTATTCACCAATACTAGGTCCATTTAACACATGCCCCAATGCCGAGTTAATTAGGGTTAAGGGGCAGGGTGACTACGTTAAGAGGATTAGGAATCTGCAGCATTAGGATATTAACTCTATGAGTTAATAATATACCCTTAAGCGCCGCGCCATCAGATGCTAAGGCAAATTATGGTATTCTCAATGCACCTCCTCCATTCTCTCAAGCTTAATTCCACAGCAGGCTAATTAATGAACCCATAAAAGAGATGCATGGAGCTAAGGTCTGACCTCCTCCTCGTCCTTTAGGGTGGGGGTTTGTGGCTACATCCCGGGCTCTTGCCTGGTTCAGCCACTGGCTGGGTCTCCGGCCCAATTACCCCTATCCCTCCCGTGAGGGAGGGAATTGGGGTTATGTGTTCGGCGTGGGGGCGTTGGGTGATGCTCAACACAGCTTTATCCCACGTTTGGAAGCAGCCCCCACACCTACCCCTAGAATACACCAGAGCACTTTCTTACCATCCCCACCATAAATGACGAGACTTTCAGTTGTAAAACCCTACATTATTATGTATAAGAATAGGGATTTAACTTAACCACCATCTATTGGTGGTAGGAGAACTACTTCGTCACCATCCTTTAATACCGTGTCTAAGCCCTTAACGTAGTCTATGGCTCTTCCATTAACTAGAATATTATAACCCTCTCTCAATCCACTATCATCACTAAGCAGTGTCTTTGAAATATTGGGGTTAACCTTCTCATCAATTATTTTCAATAAATCCCTTACACTTATCCCATCAGGTACATTAAGCTCCATTCTAAGCGTCTTAGCCATTTCATAGAATAACGCCAGGAACTTAACAGTAACCTTCATTAATACAAAACACGCCTAGTGCACTAATAAATCTTTTGCATTAGTTCACTAAACTACGAGACTTCACCTTATTAACGCCTAGATCCGTATTACTTCGAAGACCCATTCCTTCGCACATACGGTATTATTACTAAGCCTGAGTCATTTATATATGATTTAGCATGTGTTTAAGACCTTATGATCCTCTTCCTTACCTTAAAGGGGTGGGTTACTTTGGGAATTCTATACGTTAGCCCCCTTGATGCGGGTTTAATCGCCTACTGGTTCACTTGAACATGGCCTTGTTTAGTTAACACTAACTAAGATTATTAACCCTACATATGATGCCTAAACAAGGGAGGTATCATAAGGGATGGGTCTTTAAGTATATAAGGTGATTACCTAGATTAGTGCAGTGGTATTAATGTTAAAAACACTAATGCATCCTCCCCATTATGAGTGTGGTTAAGCCTGATTACAGTGGAGGGAGTTTGCTTAACTTATCATCATCCATATGCGACTTCCTGGGTGTTAAGAATCAGCACCCGAGGCTAAGGAGTATTGATGGTGTTCAGGGTAGGAGGATACTGCTGCTTCTCATCGATGGTTTAGGTTATGTCCATTTAAAGCGATACTGCAGTAATTGTGAGGAGGCTAAGTGGCTTGGTAATGTTGAGGAGTTAACTAGTGTATTTCCATCAGTGACCTCAACAGTCTTAACAACATTATCAATGGGAGTACCCCCTGGGGTTCATGGTGTATTGGGCACGGTCATGTATGTTAAGGAGGCTGGTAGCTTGGTTAATACTTTAACAATGGGTTTAATGCCTGATGGGAGGAGGGGGGAGTTGAGGGATATTGGCTATGACCCTAGGGTTATCTTCTACGGTGGCTCAACAATATTTGAGGAGGCTAAGTTAAATGGATATAATTCACTGGTTATTACCCCAAAGGGTATAAGCGGGGGCTTATCAGACTTAATATACAGGGGTACTGAGGTTAAGGAGTACGTGAGCGTTTACGATGCCTTAGTACTAGCCTCCAGGGCCCTTGAGAATAACACCCTCGTGTACGTTTACATACCCACCCTGGATTCGATTCAACATGAGTATGGCCCAGAGTCCGAGGAGTATAGGGTTGCCTTAATTGAGCTACTGAATACACTAGGTAGGTTAATTAGGCATCTGCCTCAATCAACTACAGTAGTGTTAACTGCTGATCATGGTCAAGTCCAGGTTGGTCAGGGTGATGTAGTGAACTTAAGGGTAATGACTAGGTTACTGGATTCATTGTCAGTGGCGCCTTACGGTGAACCAAGGGCTCTTCAACTCAAGTTAAGTGACAAGTCACTTAAGAATGAGGTTAAGGATGCCTTATCCTCAATGGGTAGGAAGCTACTTATTTACGATTCAAGTGAAGTTAAGGAACTATTGGGTGGGGTTACTGAGTACACTGAACAGAGGATGGGTGACCTATGGGTTATACCACTCGACACCACTGCCTTAATCTACCTGTATAGGCTTAATGATGATAAGGTGGCTAAGTTTAAAGGTCATCACGCTGGTTTACTTGATTACGAAATGAAGGTTCCCTTATCCATAATAAACCTTTAAGTCAACTACGCTTGATCCTGGGGCTCCTCCTGGGCCTGGGCCTGCTGCTCCTGCCACTGCTCCACTATGTCGTAACCGTATATTGCCTTAAACATCTCCCTACCAAGTGGCGTCATCCTGAGGGGTGTCCACGGTGGATCGAAGACTACGTCAATATCGATATCTGATGCATCAGGCACGGCAGCCTGTATGGCTTCCCCAACCCTGTAGCCTAAGTCCTGGGAGAGTGGGCAACCCACGGCTGTTAGGGTCATTTTAACCTTAAGCTTATTCCCATCCTCAAGCGTAATATCGTATATTAGGCCTAGGTCATATACGTTAATCGGTATTTCAGGATCATAAACATCCCTAAGAGCCTCCACTATCCTCTTAACCTTCTCCGGAGGTAGATTAGTGGTGAAGTTAACCTCCTCATCAACATTAACGTTACTATTACTCATGACACTCACCTACAATATGCCATTAGTGTCACGTGTTTAAAAACCTTCCGGCATAGGCAAGCCACACTTAATCACGTAACTCACCCCCAGTGAAGACTACATGAGAAAGTGTTCAAGTCAAAAATATGAAATTAACATGAGGTAATGCTAATTTTATGACCTATTAGGCTTTATAGATATTGATAATGCCAACCCTATTCATGTCACTTGGAAAATATGAGAATTTCCCACCAACTGATGCTGAATTCGAGGATCCGCCAAGGGCTAGTAAATACGATGTAGTAGTGATTGGTGGTGGGGGCGGTGGGTATCATGGTGCCTTTGAGTTAAGTAAAGGTGGTTACAGTGTATTGCTTGTGGATGATAAGGGTAACCTGGGTGGTAATTGCCTATATGAGGGCTGTATACCATCTAAGGCTGTCTCAGTGTCCCTTTACCTACTTGAGAAGTTAAGGGGTATATTAAGCTCAGTGGGTAATAATGATGCTGAGAAGGTTAGGCTACTTTGGGAGAATTTAATAGATCATAAGGATAATGTACAGTACCTCAGGTATCTTCAACACATTAGGGAGATTAAGGAGCATGGTAATGTTGACTTCGTTAAGGGTATTGCTAGAGTTATCGATAATCATAGGGTAATCGTTGAGTCAATAGACGGCTCCTGGAGAAGGGAGGTGGAGGGAAGATACCTACTTGTGGCCACAGGTTCATTACCAATAAAAATACCCGTACCTGGCGCCGACCTGACCCTCGGTAGCCAGGAGTTATTCGGGTATAGGACTAAGTTAAGGAGAATCCCCAGTGACGTAGTCGTGATAGGTGGAGGCTACATAGGTGTTGAGGTAGCCTCAGTGTTAAGTGGCCTTGGTGTTAAGACCACTATAGTTGAGATGCTGCCCAGGATATTAAGCGGCTGGGATTCAGGCATAGTGTCTATGATTGAGGAGAAGTTGAGGAGTAGGGGTGTCGCAATATTAACTAACTCAAGGGTAACAGGCATTAAGGAGGAGGGTGGGCAGAAGATTGTTGAGTACAGTAGACCTGATGGGAGTGTAGGTTACGTAACCGGTTCAGAGGTTATAATGGCTGTTGGTAGGAGGGCTAACGTTGAGGACCTTAGTCAACTGGGTATTGTTGATAGGAATCACGTTGACGTTAACAGCGCCATGGCGACTAAGGTACCTAACGTGTACGCCGCAGGTGATGTAATAGGAAGGTACATGCTCTACCACGCCGCTGTGAAGGAGTCTGTGGTGGCTTCATGGAACATAATGATGGGTAGACAAATCTTCGAGGTTAACTTCAACACAATACCCATGACAATATTCACCGAACCTGAGGCAGCAATGGTTGGTTTAAGTGAGGAGGCTGCTAAGGCTAGGGGCATTAACTATACTGTTGTCCAGTACCCGCTTAGCGATGACTCATACGCACAGATCATAGGGGTGAGGGATGGCTGGGTTAAGTTAATTATTGAGAAGGAGACCCAGAGGATTATTGGTGGGGTTATTTACGGTGAGGCCGCCTCAATGATGATTAATGAAGTGGCGTTGGCAATAGCCGTTAACGCCAGGGTGAAGGACATTGCCCTACTAGCCCATGCTCACCCAACTATCTTTGAGTCAATAGATAGGGCTGCCATTAGGTACAGCCTATAATTGCGTACTCAATGCCCTGAATTTAAGTACCTTGAATGCAGTATTATGGGTTTATTAAACTCAACGTTAAGCATCCTTTGAAGCGGCTTACACTTAACCTTGAGTAGGAATAATGAATTGGGATGCCTTATACCAGACTCCAGGTAAGCCTCAAAATTACCCACACCCTTTGATATCACTAAGTCAGACTTCTTAATGTAA from the Caldivirga maquilingensis IC-167 genome contains:
- a CDS encoding SMP-30/gluconolactonase/LRE family protein gives rise to the protein MASGLSKPTVLSNAPRSILGEGPVWLPESGVLYWVDILGDRVHSYRLSDGLVNSIKVGPYPSCVMPNDDGNLVVTIKDKVILINPRDGSVIRTLATVNEGTNNRFNDCKCDPMGRLVAGTMDMGERNPTGSLYVLDSGGLRRILGSVTISNGIAWSSDGSVMYYIDSPTRRVTVFKYNKGEGALEGVIGYIDLSSFPGVPDGMTIDSEGYLWVALYGGGRVLRINSINRSVVDQVELPAQYTTSCTFGGGDLRTLFITTATDRSRQSSGPDGYVFSLSLNVKGTVVNKCRF
- a CDS encoding dihydrolipoyl dehydrogenase; this translates as MSLGKYENFPPTDAEFEDPPRASKYDVVVIGGGGGGYHGAFELSKGGYSVLLVDDKGNLGGNCLYEGCIPSKAVSVSLYLLEKLRGILSSVGNNDAEKVRLLWENLIDHKDNVQYLRYLQHIREIKEHGNVDFVKGIARVIDNHRVIVESIDGSWRREVEGRYLLVATGSLPIKIPVPGADLTLGSQELFGYRTKLRRIPSDVVVIGGGYIGVEVASVLSGLGVKTTIVEMLPRILSGWDSGIVSMIEEKLRSRGVAILTNSRVTGIKEEGGQKIVEYSRPDGSVGYVTGSEVIMAVGRRANVEDLSQLGIVDRNHVDVNSAMATKVPNVYAAGDVIGRYMLYHAAVKESVVASWNIMMGRQIFEVNFNTIPMTIFTEPEAAMVGLSEEAAKARGINYTVVQYPLSDDSYAQIIGVRDGWVKLIIEKETQRIIGGVIYGEAASMMINEVALAIAVNARVKDIALLAHAHPTIFESIDRAAIRYSL
- a CDS encoding metal-sulfur cluster assembly factor, encoding MSNSNVNVDEEVNFTTNLPPEKVKRIVEALRDVYDPEIPINVYDLGLIYDITLEDGNKLKVKMTLTAVGCPLSQDLGYRVGEAIQAAVPDASDIDIDVVFDPPWTPLRMTPLGREMFKAIYGYDIVEQWQEQQAQAQEEPQDQA
- a CDS encoding MoaD/ThiS family protein, coding for MKVTVKFLALFYEMAKTLRMELNVPDGISVRDLLKIIDEKVNPNISKTLLSDDSGLREGYNILVNGRAIDYVKGLDTVLKDGDEVVLLPPIDGG
- a CDS encoding alkaline phosphatase family protein, with amino-acid sequence MSVVKPDYSGGSLLNLSSSICDFLGVKNQHPRLRSIDGVQGRRILLLLIDGLGYVHLKRYCSNCEEAKWLGNVEELTSVFPSVTSTVLTTLSMGVPPGVHGVLGTVMYVKEAGSLVNTLTMGLMPDGRRGELRDIGYDPRVIFYGGSTIFEEAKLNGYNSLVITPKGISGGLSDLIYRGTEVKEYVSVYDALVLASRALENNTLVYVYIPTLDSIQHEYGPESEEYRVALIELLNTLGRLIRHLPQSTTVVLTADHGQVQVGQGDVVNLRVMTRLLDSLSVAPYGEPRALQLKLSDKSLKNEVKDALSSMGRKLLIYDSSEVKELLGGVTEYTEQRMGDLWVIPLDTTALIYLYRLNDDKVAKFKGHHAGLLDYEMKVPLSIINL
- the nucS gene encoding endonuclease NucS, with the translated sequence MFFKVLGWLCIWMLGYLVNPPIEDAARFVSRYKGSGVVLIYGQVEATYSGRAAAQIRLMPRLVVTKPDGVLMIHEGRREKPIIWNPPGSQLFVSVDDGELILRSIRRSPREYVTVNIPEVYLVASMELGLSEDFKVIGSERDIVDAIVANPGLIEDGFRVISREYETMVGSIDLLGEDKAGNLVVIEVKRSGASPEAVHQLKRYVDYITSKNPGRVVRGILVAAWISASAYRYLKDYGLEFRRYTHANLTGFSLRSNG
- a CDS encoding DUF6884 domain-containing protein, whose product is MLRRGVGALIYCSARKRVSVPNPPGFDIENEDKYRLSLPSLPAFEMYTGLEFTKTIQYLNLKPDSVFILSARYGLIRGDQVIVPYEARLTLSNYRAVVDNWIKRMNGNRGVDYFINTRFNLLVVRLSKPYMLAMDHLTSKLGINPCVGDRIMVYSPILGPFNTCPNAELIRVKGQGDYVKRIRNLQH
- a CDS encoding ornithine cyclodeaminase family protein — translated: MLRFIPREQLMQMINYSELVETVRDALIKLHKGQGELPPRFSASIRGNWWGLMLGYVEGMGIGVKVVNLYPGNAAKGIETIHGVVILFNETDGTPLLAMDGSSLTGLRTAAASALSIMATDASTDVLGFIGTGEQARYHALVFSRLFKVREVYATSRGLGRLMGFINYVQELGIKAHAAANVEEVIDECGTVVIATTSTSPVLTIKPRPGSHVVSIGAPKPVNEVSRPILEGASCILADNREAVLNEAGEDFTGLRLMDLSEVLSGDAKCVRGNGYTVYKSVGFSTLDVAAAYYVYSVYTKGSV
- a CDS encoding DNA-directed RNA polymerase subunit P — protein: MCLSCGRTFGKSELEIFGRSASTIRCPYCGYNIVIKVRIFKGSSITAV